The following are encoded in a window of Amaranthus tricolor cultivar Red isolate AtriRed21 chromosome 2, ASM2621246v1, whole genome shotgun sequence genomic DNA:
- the LOC130805678 gene encoding uncharacterized protein LOC130805678: MYHYEDIMILGGYSVLGDHVLKSSPNLNFAEIKAKLFKACPVIAKKFNGSVSHYGWMEYFKGKGGELEHAALLTLWLSREKIVSYNVDGVDDVSHLELWAPFGLIQLWAWERFVSSSPKPDFLSPGEPRVARWHNVIKLKTHDLRLDIELGVDDFIWRPYALCLRNWEFPKFDCNDGIGMWVLIDSDVNEELLSVVRCLRVSE, translated from the exons ATGTACCATTACGAGGATATCATGATTTTGGGTGGGTATTCGGTTCTTGGAGATCATGTTCTCAAATCATCTCCAAATCTTAACTTTGCTGAAATTAAGGCCAAGTTATTCAAAGCATGTCCTGTGATTGCAAAGAAGTTTAATGGCAGTGTTAGCCATTATGGATGGATGGAGTATTTCAAGGGAAAAGGTGGTGAATTGGAGCATGCTGCTCTTCTTACTCTATGGCTGTCAAG AGAAAAAATTGTATCATACAATGTGGATGGAGTAGATGATGTTTCACACCTTGAGCTTTGGGCACCATTTGGTTTAATTCAACTTTGGGCTTGGGAGAGGTTTGTCTCGTCAAGTCCGAAACCCGATTTTCTAAGTCCTGGTGAGCCAAGAGTGGCTCGTTGGCATAATGTAATAAAACTCAAAACTCATGATTTGAGGTTGGATATTGAGTTGGGTGTCGACGATTTTATATGGAGGCCTTATGCTTTGTGTTTGAGAAACTGGGAATTTCCTAAGTTTGATTGTAATGATGGAATTGGAATGTGGGTGTTGATAGATTCTGATGTAAATGAGGAATTGTTATCTGTTGTGAGGTGTTTGAGGGTAAGTGAGTAG